A genomic segment from Rhinatrema bivittatum chromosome 19, aRhiBiv1.1, whole genome shotgun sequence encodes:
- the LOC115080671 gene encoding galactoside 2-alpha-L-fucosyltransferase 2-like codes for MSRKGYILGFVTLSIFSLSVIFQVRDKRLRQQGRALPADSTRLKNDSEPQITEDSNKPKECKVKKKGKGIWTVNSSGRLGNQMGQYATLFALAKLNGHEAYIQQATYNWLAPIFKISLPVLHQDVVGKIPWRNYWVHDWMSEEYQRIEGKYVMLTGYPCSWTFYHHIREEILQEFTFHDFIRDEANMYLEKMKGSRKNATFIGVHVRRGDYVHVMPNTWKGVVADKAYLEKAMDYFRSKYQEPVFIVTSNGIGWCKENINASRGDVYFSGDGMESSPGKDFALLAHCNHTIMTIGTFGYWAGYLAGGETVYLTNFTLPDSEFLKVMHYDAFYLPDWIGIPADLSPLLQQAKKQEKPQ; via the coding sequence ATGTCCCGGAAGGGTTACATCCTTGGGTTTGTCACTCTGAGCATCTTCTCCCTGTCTGTAATCTTTCAAGTCAGGGACAAAAGGCTTAGGCAACAAGGGAGAGCACTCCCAGCTGACTCTACCAGGTTAAAGAATGACTCTGAGCCCCAGATCACAGAGGACAGCAACAAGCCCAAGGAATGTAAGGTCAAGAAGAAAGGCAAAGGCATTTGGACGGTGAATTCCAGCGGTCGCTTGGGGAACCAAATGGGACAGTATGCCACTTTGTTTGCCTTGGCCAAGCTCAACGGCCATGAGGCCTACATACAGCAAGCAACCTACAACTGGCTGGCCCCTATCTTCAAGATCAGCCTACCAGTGCTACATCAGGACGTGGTTGGTAAGATTCCCTGGAGGAACTACTGGGTCCATGACTGGATGTCAGAGGAGTACCAACGCATTGAAGGGAAATATGTGATGCTCACCGGCTACCCCTGCTCATGGACCTTCTACCACCACATCCGAGAGGAAATCCTCCAGGAGTTCACCTTCCATGACTTCATCAGGGACGAGGCCAACATGTATTTAGAGAAGATGAAAGGGAGCAGGAAGAATGCCACCTTCATCGGGGTCCACGTGCGAAGGGGGGACTATGTCCATGTCATGCCTAACACGTGGAAAGGGGTGGTGGCAGACAAGGCTTACCTAGAAAAGGCGATGGATTATTTCCGTAGTAAGTATCAGGAGCCCGTCTTCATAGTGACCAGCAATGGAATAGGTTGGTGTAAGGAGAACATTAACGCTTCCAGAGGAGATGTTTATTTTTCtggggatgggatggagtcctcgcCTGGGAAGGACTTTGCCCTTCTTGCCCACTGCAATCACACCATCATGACTATTGGCACCTTCGGCTACTGGGCGGGTTACCTGGCCGGAGGAGAAACCGTTTACCTCACCAACTTCACTCTCCCTGACTCCGAGTTCCTGAAAGTTATGCATTACGATGCTTTCTATCTACCAGACTGGATCGGGATCCCTGCTGACCTATCGCCTCTTCTTCAGCAGGCAAAGAAGCAGGAAAAGCCCCAGTAA